The following proteins come from a genomic window of Diprion similis isolate iyDipSimi1 chromosome 8, iyDipSimi1.1, whole genome shotgun sequence:
- the LOC124409758 gene encoding chitinase-like protein Idgf4: protein MKLITVGVLAALCVATFAVQLNGHNKLVCYWNSTSFERQGPAKFQVDDLRPALSLCTHLVYGYAGINAETLEAVPLHPNIDTGAGYAFLRTVPQLKKTFTDLKVYLSIGGNADPYEQTHKYLLVTETSEARAKFVNSVGRLLAEYEFDGVDLAWQFPEVKVKKKRGFFGSIAHGVKKVFGYGTFKDERQQDHRDGFTILVRDIKNLLRQRNNKDLTITVLPHVNSSIYYDARALSPNIEAVHLFAFDQKTPDRNPKDADYPAPIYESYGRAADENVDGQVRYWLEHGTPGSKIIVGIPTFARTWKLTADSQISGVPPLDVDGPGAEGPHTLTPGLLSYPEVCTRLTETTLGTILRRVSDPSKKYGSYAYQSYNEATGADGIWVGYEEPDTAGTKATYAKAKGLGGVAIVDLSLDDFRGVCTGDKFPITRAVKYKL from the exons ATGAAGCTGATCACTGTAGGAGTTTTGGCGGCGCTGTGCGTCGCCACATTTGCTGTTCAACTGAACGGCCACAACAAGCTTGTCTGTTACTGGAACTCGACCTCTTTCGAACGTCAAG GTCCGGCTAAGTTCCAAGTCGACGATCTGCGCCCGGCACTCTCACTCTGCACCCATTTGGTCTACGGGTACGCTGGCATCAACGCCGAGACCCTCGAAGCCGTGCCTCTTCATCCTAACATCGATACTGGAGCTGGTTACGCTTTTTTGAGAACGGTTCCTCAGCTCAAGAAAACTTTCACTGACCTCAAGGTCTACCTTAGCATTGGCGGAAACGCTGATCCCTATGAACAAACCCACAAGTACCTCCTCGTG ACCGAGACGAGCGAGGCCAGAGCCAAGTTCGTCAACTCCGTTGGACGTCTTTTGGCCGAGTACGAATTCGACGGTGTGGATCTGGCGTGGCAGTTCCCCGAGGTTAAGGTCAAGAAGAAGCGTGGATTCTTCGGTAGCATAGCTCACGGTGTCAAGAAGGTCTTCGGCTACGGCACGTTCAAGGATGAGAGGCAGCAGGACCACCGAGACGGCTTCACCATTCTGGTACGAGACATCAAGAACCTCCTCAGACAGAGGAACAACAAGGACCTCACCATAACCGTCCTGCCCCACGTGAACTCCTCCA tcTACTACGACGCTCGAGCTCTGAGTCCGAACATCGAAGCAGTACATCTTTTCGCCTTCGACCAGAAGACTCCAGACCGCAACCCGAAGGACGCAGACTATCCTGCCCCGATTTACGAAAGCTACGGACGCGCTGCTGACGAAAACGTCGACGGTCAAGTGAG GTACTGGCTCGAGCACGGAACTCCAGGCAGCAAAATCATCGTCGGAATTCCAACTTTCGCCCGTACCTGGAAGCTGACAGCTGACAGCCAGATATCCGGAGTGCCGCCACTGGACGTGGACGGCCCTGGAGCAGAGGGACCGCACACCTTGACACCTGGTCTCCTGTCTTACCCGGAGGTTTGCACTCGCCTCACGGAGACGACGCTCGGCACGATTTTGCGCCGGGTTAGCGACCCCTCGAAGAAGTATGGAAGCTACGCCTACCAGTCTTACAACGAAGCGACCGGCGCCGACGGCATTTGGGTCGGTTACGAGGAGCCGGACACCGCCGGAACCAAGGCGACCTACGCGAAGGCAAAGGGCCTCGGTGGTGTCGCGATCGTCGACCTGTCCCTCGACGACTTCAGGGGTGTGTGCACCGGTGACAAGTTCCCAATTACCCGTGCAGTCAAGTACAAGTTGTAA